In one Mucilaginibacter ginsenosidivorax genomic region, the following are encoded:
- a CDS encoding YajQ family cyclic di-GMP-binding protein — MPTFDIVSKIDGQTLDNAINTAKKEILNRYDFNDSKSTIDLDKKTNEITIVTENEMRLKAIQDSIIGRMVKQHLDSSALDFGKEQYASGNMIRKEIKVKEGIDKETSKKLVKKIKDSGLKVQASIMDDQVRVQGKKIDDLQAVISLCRSENFGQPLQFINMRD; from the coding sequence ATGCCAACATTTGATATAGTAAGCAAAATAGATGGTCAAACGCTTGATAACGCCATTAATACAGCTAAAAAAGAAATACTTAACCGTTACGATTTTAACGATTCAAAAAGCACTATCGACCTTGATAAAAAAACAAATGAAATAACCATCGTAACCGAAAACGAGATGCGCCTTAAAGCTATCCAGGATTCCATCATCGGCCGCATGGTGAAACAACACCTGGATTCGAGCGCGCTTGATTTTGGTAAAGAGCAATACGCATCGGGCAACATGATCCGCAAGGAGATAAAGGTTAAAGAAGGTATCGACAAAGAAACATCCAAAAAGCTGGTTAAAAAGATAAAAGACAGCGGCCTTAAGGTGCAAGCCTCTATTATGGACGACCAGGTACGTGTACAAGGCAAAAAAATTGACGACCTGCAAGCGGTGATAAGCCTTTGCCGCAGTGAAAATTTTGGCCAGCCGTTACAGTTTATTAATATGAGGGATTAA
- a CDS encoding Ppx/GppA phosphatase family protein, which produces MRYAAIDIGSNAVRLLIADIIENHGSFSFKKNTLIRVPLRLGDDAFIQHSISDKKAADLVKSMSAFRNLMDVYKVTHYLAYATSAMREATNGEDVVKLIKEQANIDLEIIHGSKEAKVIYASHAEQTIDKSKSYLYIDVGGGSTELSLFSAGELMASKSFNIGTIRILDNQDTEETWDEMKEFIREHTRGYKQLLGIGTGGNINKLHRLAEEGDEAPMAFTKLKSLYTYLNSFSLKDRINVLGLNQDRADVIIPACEIYLTVMKNAGIKQIYVPRVGMVDGIIQTLIDINLS; this is translated from the coding sequence TTGAGATACGCAGCTATAGATATTGGTTCAAACGCAGTAAGACTGCTGATTGCCGATATTATTGAAAATCACGGTTCCTTTTCGTTCAAAAAAAACACATTGATCCGGGTGCCGCTGCGCCTGGGCGATGATGCTTTCATTCAACATAGCATCTCAGATAAAAAAGCTGCCGATCTGGTAAAATCAATGAGCGCTTTCCGCAACCTGATGGATGTTTATAAGGTAACCCATTACCTGGCTTATGCCACATCGGCCATGCGCGAAGCTACAAACGGCGAAGATGTTGTTAAACTGATTAAGGAACAAGCCAATATCGACCTTGAAATTATTCATGGCTCAAAAGAAGCAAAGGTGATTTACGCCAGCCACGCCGAGCAAACCATTGATAAAAGTAAAAGTTATTTATACATTGATGTTGGCGGCGGCAGTACCGAACTTTCGTTGTTTTCGGCAGGGGAGTTAATGGCCTCCAAGTCGTTCAATATTGGTACTATCCGCATTCTGGATAACCAGGATACCGAAGAAACCTGGGATGAAATGAAGGAGTTTATCCGCGAACACACTCGGGGCTATAAACAGTTGTTGGGTATAGGTACGGGGGGCAATATAAACAAGTTGCACCGTTTGGCCGAAGAAGGCGACGAGGCGCCTATGGCTTTTACCAAGTTAAAATCATTATATACTTACCTTAATTCTTTCTCGCTTAAAGATCGCATTAACGTGCTTGGCTTAAACCAGGATAGGGCAGATGTTATAATCCCGGCCTGTGAAATTTATTTGACGGTTATGAAAAATGCAGGTATAAAACAAATATATGTGCCCCGCGTGGGTATGGTTGATGGTATTATCCAGACGTTGATAGATATAAATTTGTCTTAA
- the bioB gene encoding biotin synthase BioB translates to MTEVRYDWTKEEIAEIYHTPLLDLVYRAATVHRENKDYAEVQISSLISIKTGGCSEDCAYCPQAARYNTGVDVHAMMPKDEVIAAAEKAKAGGASRLCMGAAWREVRDNRDFDKVIDMVKAVNSLDMEVCCTLGMLTESQAQRLADAGLYAYNHNLDTSEEDYKRIITTRTYDDRLNTLKNVRKAKITVCSGGIVGLGETVEDRISMLKTLSNLPKHPESVPINALVPIAGTPLADQPRVPIWDMVRMIATARIIMPRSIVRLSAGRTEMSTVEQAFCFMAGASSIFAGEKLLTTPNPSFDTDMAMFELLGLTPRKAFKNGRPNEVKEMETAG, encoded by the coding sequence ATGACTGAAGTAAGATACGACTGGACAAAAGAAGAAATAGCTGAAATATACCATACCCCATTACTCGACCTGGTTTACCGCGCGGCAACCGTGCACCGCGAAAATAAAGATTACGCCGAAGTACAGATCAGTTCGCTGATTTCAATTAAAACCGGTGGCTGCTCTGAGGATTGCGCTTACTGCCCGCAGGCTGCCCGTTATAATACTGGTGTAGATGTACATGCCATGATGCCTAAAGATGAGGTTATAGCTGCTGCCGAAAAAGCAAAAGCCGGTGGCGCATCACGTTTATGTATGGGTGCTGCCTGGCGCGAAGTACGCGATAACCGCGATTTTGATAAAGTGATTGATATGGTAAAGGCTGTTAATAGCCTTGATATGGAGGTATGCTGCACACTGGGCATGCTTACCGAGAGTCAGGCGCAACGATTGGCAGATGCAGGCCTGTATGCTTATAACCATAATTTGGATACTTCTGAAGAAGATTATAAACGTATTATCACCACCCGCACTTATGACGACAGGTTAAATACCCTTAAAAACGTACGCAAAGCAAAAATTACAGTTTGCAGTGGCGGTATAGTTGGTTTGGGCGAAACTGTTGAAGACAGGATCTCGATGCTGAAAACATTGTCAAACCTTCCCAAACACCCGGAATCGGTACCTATCAATGCTTTGGTGCCCATAGCCGGTACACCACTGGCCGATCAGCCCCGCGTACCTATCTGGGATATGGTAAGGATGATTGCTACTGCCCGTATTATTATGCCACGTTCAATTGTCCGTCTATCTGCCGGCCGTACCGAAATGAGTACTGTTGAGCAAGCCTTTTGTTTTATGGCAGGTGCCAGCTCTATTTTTGCAGGCGAAAAGCTTTTGACCACACCAAACCCGTCATTTGATACAGATATGGCTATGTTTGAACTGCTTGGCCTTACACCACGCAAAGCCTTCAAAAACGGCCGCCCAAATGAAGTTAAAGAAATGGAAACAGCAGGGTAG
- a CDS encoding energy transducer TonB, with product MFIVQPQVCIEALTNQSLLYFKPANIVLKISMSVTFDYFYHMKTLYIFLFSIFFFGKAFAQATPAAKDTILKGSIEKNCPGGFAVFDDYIKSITRPPAVMVEHKKEGCVRVAFIIEPDSTVTNIHATTKLGYQMEDEAIRSIKMSSGWIPSTIDGKNVRTSMEVGVQYNRLAKNMISIEGKIVE from the coding sequence ATGTTTATTGTTCAGCCTCAAGTTTGCATAGAGGCATTAACTAACCAAAGCTTACTTTATTTTAAACCAGCTAATATTGTCCTAAAAATATCCATGTCTGTCACATTTGATTATTTTTATCATATGAAAACCTTATATATTTTTCTCTTTTCAATTTTCTTTTTCGGCAAAGCTTTCGCGCAGGCCACGCCGGCAGCCAAAGACACCATATTAAAAGGCAGTATTGAAAAAAACTGTCCCGGCGGATTTGCAGTGTTTGATGATTATATAAAGAGCATTACACGTCCTCCTGCAGTTATGGTCGAGCATAAAAAAGAAGGTTGTGTGAGGGTTGCATTTATTATTGAGCCCGACAGTACGGTGACCAACATCCACGCGACGACAAAGCTTGGCTATCAAATGGAAGATGAAGCCATAAGATCGATAAAAATGTCGAGTGGGTGGATACCATCCACTATTGACGGAAAAAATGTTCGTACCTCAATGGAAGTGGGCGTTCAGTACAACAGGCTGGCGAAAAATATGATAAGCATTGAAGGTAAAATTGTGGAATAA
- a CDS encoding IMPACT family protein: protein MLFDDTYQTIEKPTESIFRDRGSKFLGFAYPISSDNDIKDIVAKLKAEHPKANHHCWAMRLGTDRSVYRVNDDGEPSGTAGRPILNILLSKDVTNILVVVVRYFGGTLLGVPGLINAYKVATEEALKLAVIIQKTVNDIYTIKFDYLQMNDVMRIIKDENLLVLEQQFDNDCSIQLSIRKMQVEQVLGKLGKVAGLKVKYDYSL from the coding sequence ATGCTTTTTGACGATACCTATCAAACCATCGAAAAACCAACCGAAAGTATATTCCGTGATAGGGGCAGCAAGTTCCTGGGGTTTGCTTATCCTATCAGCTCCGATAATGATATTAAAGATATCGTAGCCAAATTAAAAGCGGAACACCCTAAAGCTAATCACCATTGCTGGGCCATGCGCCTGGGTACCGATAGGTCTGTTTACCGGGTGAACGACGACGGAGAACCATCGGGCACCGCCGGCCGGCCAATATTAAATATCCTACTGTCAAAAGATGTTACCAATATACTGGTGGTTGTAGTGCGTTATTTTGGCGGTACACTGCTTGGGGTACCGGGGTTAATTAACGCCTACAAGGTAGCTACAGAAGAAGCCCTGAAGCTGGCCGTCATCATCCAAAAAACAGTGAATGATATTTACACCATTAAGTTTGATTACCTGCAGATGAATGATGTGATGCGTATTATCAAAGACGAAAATCTGCTGGTGCTTGAACAGCAGTTTGATAACGATTGCAGCATCCAGTTGTCTATCCGCAAAATGCAGGTAGAGCAGGTTTTGGGTAAATTAGGAAAGGTAGCCGGGCTAAAGGTGAAGTATGATTATAGTTTGTAG
- the mtaB gene encoding tRNA (N(6)-L-threonylcarbamoyladenosine(37)-C(2))-methylthiotransferase MtaB, with amino-acid sequence MNKKVAFYTLGCKLNYSETSSIGRMFTQAGYDTVEFSNTPDVFVINTCSVTENADKKCKKIVKEALKISPNAYVTIVGCYAQLKPQEIAEIPGVDMVLGAAEKFQIIDHITDLTKKPKAVVYNQPVSEANQFVPAYSFGDRTRTFLKVQDGCDYSCTFCTIPLARGASRSDTIANVIEQARQISASGVKEIVLTGVNLGDFGIRNGQREDKFFDLVKALDEVEGIDRIRISSIEPNLLTDEIIAFVATSKRFVPHFHIPLQSGSAKILGLMRRRYKRDLYVNRVAKIKELMPDCCIGVDVIVGFPGETREDFIDTYNFLNDLNVSYLHVFTYSERENTLAAEMKGAVPGSTRADRSKMLHILSDKKRRAFYETQLGKTDEVLFEGDIKDGFMHGFTRNYVKVKAKYDPILVNELKKVCLTNISPDGDVEITEGEEILVH; translated from the coding sequence ATGAATAAGAAAGTAGCTTTTTATACGCTTGGCTGTAAGCTTAATTACTCTGAAACCTCATCAATAGGCCGGATGTTTACCCAGGCCGGTTACGATACGGTTGAGTTTTCAAACACGCCCGACGTTTTTGTGATCAATACCTGCTCGGTAACCGAAAATGCAGACAAGAAGTGTAAAAAGATAGTTAAAGAAGCACTCAAGATTTCCCCAAATGCTTACGTAACCATTGTAGGCTGCTATGCCCAACTAAAACCACAGGAAATTGCCGAAATTCCCGGCGTTGACATGGTACTTGGCGCTGCCGAAAAATTCCAGATCATTGATCATATTACCGACCTGACCAAAAAGCCCAAAGCAGTTGTTTACAATCAACCTGTGAGCGAGGCCAACCAGTTTGTACCGGCATATTCTTTTGGCGACCGTACCCGTACGTTTCTAAAAGTTCAGGATGGCTGCGATTATTCCTGTACCTTTTGCACTATCCCACTGGCACGGGGCGCCAGCCGGAGCGACACCATTGCCAACGTAATTGAACAGGCCAGGCAGATAAGTGCTTCGGGTGTAAAAGAAATAGTACTCACTGGTGTTAATCTGGGCGATTTCGGAATCCGCAACGGGCAACGGGAGGATAAGTTTTTTGACCTGGTTAAAGCCCTCGATGAGGTGGAAGGGATAGACCGGATTCGCATTTCCTCTATCGAACCAAACCTGCTTACCGACGAAATCATTGCTTTTGTGGCTACTTCAAAACGGTTTGTTCCCCATTTTCACATTCCGCTTCAGTCTGGTTCCGCCAAAATACTCGGCCTGATGCGCCGTCGCTATAAACGCGATTTGTATGTAAACCGCGTTGCCAAAATAAAAGAACTGATGCCCGATTGCTGCATTGGCGTTGATGTTATTGTAGGTTTCCCCGGCGAAACACGTGAAGATTTTATTGATACCTATAATTTTTTAAACGATCTGAACGTTTCATACCTGCACGTATTTACTTACTCCGAAAGGGAAAATACCCTGGCTGCCGAAATGAAAGGCGCAGTACCTGGTTCAACCCGGGCGGATAGAAGTAAAATGCTGCATATATTGTCCGACAAAAAACGCCGGGCTTTTTACGAAACCCAGTTAGGCAAAACCGATGAGGTTTTATTTGAAGGTGATATTAAAGACGGCTTTATGCACGGCTTTACCCGCAACTATGTAAAGGTAAAAGCCAAATACGATCCTATATTGGTAAACGAATTGAAAAAGGTTTGCTTAACAAATATTTCACCGGATGGTGATGTCGAAATAACAGAAGGCGAAGAAATATTAGTTCATTAA
- a CDS encoding EamA family transporter, translated as MLFVFLSICCSVIVSVMLKLARRYHIDVYQAVTWNYSMAILLTWFFYRPSLTNLSQSPVYNYIALGVLFPALFIVMATSVRKAGIVRTDVAQRFSLFIPIIAAFLLFGEASTPVKIIGIILAFIAILCSIPWQKSRGRVNSSKEAEKGSWVYLLIVFLGFGVIDVLLKQITKVNNVPFTTAIFVIFILAFALSFIGLIYQVATKKMRFSWPHILIGWVLGLFNFGNILFYLKAHKALANNPSSVFSSMNIGVIVVGALIGMIIFKEKLSTLNKIGLLVAVLAIVVIYFPQTLGFLHL; from the coding sequence ATGCTATTTGTTTTTTTAAGTATCTGTTGTAGTGTTATTGTGTCGGTTATGCTTAAGCTGGCCAGGCGGTATCATATTGATGTTTACCAGGCTGTCACCTGGAATTATTCAATGGCTATCCTGCTTACCTGGTTTTTTTACAGGCCATCGCTTACCAACTTAAGCCAGTCGCCGGTTTATAATTATATCGCGCTTGGGGTTTTATTTCCGGCCTTGTTTATCGTTATGGCAACCTCGGTGCGTAAGGCCGGCATTGTACGTACGGATGTAGCACAACGTTTCTCCCTGTTTATCCCCATTATAGCCGCATTTTTGCTTTTTGGCGAAGCATCAACCCCTGTAAAAATAATTGGAATCATACTGGCGTTTATAGCCATTTTATGTTCTATCCCATGGCAAAAATCACGCGGGAGGGTTAATAGCAGCAAAGAAGCAGAAAAAGGTTCATGGGTTTACCTGCTTATCGTTTTCCTGGGTTTTGGCGTTATCGATGTATTGTTAAAGCAAATTACCAAGGTTAATAATGTGCCTTTTACAACTGCCATTTTTGTCATTTTTATACTGGCGTTTGCGTTATCGTTTATCGGGCTTATTTACCAGGTAGCCACAAAAAAAATGCGCTTCTCCTGGCCGCATATCCTCATTGGTTGGGTATTGGGTTTGTTTAATTTTGGTAATATCCTTTTTTATCTGAAAGCGCACAAAGCGTTGGCAAATAATCCATCATCGGTATTTTCATCAATGAATATCGGCGTTATTGTTGTAGGCGCACTTATCGGGATGATTATATTTAAAGAGAAATTAAGCACCCTCAACAAAATAGGGCTGCTGGTTGCGGTGCTGGCTATTGTTGTTATCTACTTTCCGCAAACGTTAGGCTTTTTACACTTGTAA
- the mgtE gene encoding magnesium transporter has translation MQSFDLDKTDLLRIKTALEADDAELEKVLKEYHASEIALLFEQLEQEDKERIINILPTDVASEVLSEMDEEHSPGELLLNLHPEKRTEIVEELDYDDATDIISQLDEDEQQEILEDIDADDASSIRALLNYAEDTAGGLMNSELIKVNIRLDKKEALDEIIRQSEEMEEFYTIYVVDDADTLQGILSIKDVIKAHADAKVSDLVKRDPVYVRAELDQEEVARLISQYNLTTIPVVDDHMKLLGRVTVDDIIDVMEQENTEDILKISGVSEDEELSGNWKDAVKSRLPWLVINLATAYLAASVIRHFDDTVSQVKGIAAYMTIIAGMGGNAATQALAVTVRRISLSNLTDSQAYNTVLKEFLVGMLNGAANGLVVFCIALFYDANPMLGLVLFLAMTGNLIIAGITGASIPLVLKRVGIDPAVASSIIITTFTDCAGFLLPLYLATKLLLKH, from the coding sequence ATGCAATCTTTTGACTTAGATAAAACCGATCTGCTCCGCATTAAAACGGCTCTTGAGGCCGATGATGCTGAATTAGAGAAAGTTCTGAAGGAATATCACGCCTCGGAGATTGCTTTATTGTTTGAACAGCTTGAGCAGGAGGATAAGGAAAGGATCATCAATATCCTGCCGACTGACGTTGCATCGGAAGTTTTATCCGAAATGGATGAGGAGCACAGCCCCGGTGAGCTGCTCCTTAACCTTCATCCTGAAAAAAGAACCGAGATAGTTGAAGAACTGGATTATGACGATGCAACCGACATCATATCCCAGCTTGATGAAGATGAGCAGCAGGAGATATTAGAAGATATTGACGCCGATGATGCCAGCAGCATCCGTGCGCTTTTGAACTATGCCGAAGATACTGCCGGCGGTTTGATGAACTCCGAACTCATCAAAGTAAATATCCGGCTGGATAAAAAAGAGGCACTGGACGAGATCATTCGCCAATCGGAAGAGATGGAGGAGTTTTATACCATTTACGTGGTTGACGATGCCGATACTTTACAGGGCATCCTATCTATAAAAGATGTTATAAAAGCCCATGCGGATGCCAAAGTGAGCGACCTGGTAAAACGCGACCCGGTATATGTAAGGGCCGAGCTTGACCAGGAAGAGGTTGCCCGCCTGATATCGCAATACAATTTAACAACCATCCCGGTTGTGGATGACCATATGAAATTGCTTGGCCGGGTTACTGTTGATGATATCATCGACGTAATGGAGCAGGAAAATACCGAAGATATATTAAAGATTTCGGGTGTATCTGAAGACGAAGAGTTGAGCGGTAACTGGAAAGATGCCGTAAAAAGTCGTTTGCCATGGCTGGTTATTAACCTGGCCACTGCTTACCTGGCTGCGTCAGTGATCAGGCATTTTGACGATACCGTTTCCCAGGTGAAAGGCATTGCCGCTTATATGACCATTATAGCTGGTATGGGCGGTAATGCGGCCACGCAGGCCCTTGCGGTAACCGTAAGGCGTATATCGTTAAGTAACCTTACCGATAGCCAGGCCTATAATACGGTTTTAAAAGAATTTTTAGTAGGTATGCTTAACGGTGCAGCCAACGGATTGGTTGTTTTTTGCATTGCGCTGTTTTATGATGCCAACCCTATGCTTGGCCTGGTTTTGTTTTTGGCCATGACAGGTAACCTCATTATTGCCGGTATTACCGGTGCATCTATACCACTGGTATTAAAAAGGGTGGGGATTGATCCGGCGGTAGCGTCATCTATCATTATTACAACTTTTACCGATTGCGCCGGATTTTTATTGCCCTTATACCTGGCTACCAAGCTTTTGTTGAAGCATTGA
- the ppk1 gene encoding polyphosphate kinase 1, giving the protein MDKQPPLINREISWLYFNDRVLQEAADPTVPLIERVRFLAIFSSNLDEFYRVRVATMTRLAALNEKSKEILGYNPKKLLNQIKNIVVKQERKFNNLYENIIVKQLAEEKIFILNDKQLNVSRGAFVKNYFREKLLATLVPIMLDDSLPLPELRDRAIYFFVKLTKNKKTRFALIEFPDTLSRFVVLPETNNLKFIILLDDIIRYSLEDIFFIFEHDSIEAFSLQLTRDAELDLDKEVSGKFIDALSKSLQKRKKGTPMRLLYDTEMPMDMLKYLVTKMGLHGESLIPGNRYHNFKNFISFPNVGSPDLEFVKYPALPVEDLSFGKSLLGLIAKKDYMVSTPYQSYDYIIHFLREAAIDPKVKEISIAVYRLAENSRIVHALVNAAKNGKKVNCLVELRARFDEQNNIFWSNRLEEEGVNVLYGIAGYKVHSKICLVSRLEKQKIVHYACLSTGNFNEKTARIYADHSLFTANKKITDDLDIVFKALKRNTLPKGLKTLIVSPIDSRPAIYKLIDNEIKNAKAGKKAYMILKMNSLADEGLIGKLYQASNAGVKIKMIIRGMCCLVPGVKGFSENIEVISIVDKYLEHARVHIYCNGGDELIYLTSADFMSRNIDTRVEVGFPILDERLKKEVKDIINIQLHDNTKAREINSANSNKYHKTNAAESHRAQIEIYNYLKTKNKQS; this is encoded by the coding sequence ATGGATAAACAACCACCATTAATTAACAGGGAAATAAGCTGGTTATATTTTAACGACAGAGTTTTGCAGGAAGCTGCCGATCCAACTGTGCCTTTAATTGAGCGCGTGCGCTTTTTGGCTATATTTTCATCAAACCTTGATGAGTTTTACAGGGTGAGGGTGGCTACCATGACACGGCTTGCCGCTTTAAACGAAAAATCGAAAGAAATATTAGGTTATAATCCTAAAAAGCTCCTTAATCAAATCAAGAATATTGTTGTAAAGCAGGAACGTAAGTTTAACAACCTGTATGAAAATATTATTGTAAAGCAGCTTGCTGAAGAAAAGATCTTTATTCTGAATGATAAACAGCTTAACGTAAGCAGGGGCGCGTTCGTTAAAAATTATTTCAGGGAAAAGCTGCTGGCCACACTGGTGCCCATTATGCTTGATGACAGCCTGCCGCTACCCGAATTACGCGACCGGGCTATTTACTTTTTTGTAAAGCTTACCAAAAATAAAAAAACACGCTTCGCGCTGATTGAGTTTCCGGATACCTTATCAAGATTTGTTGTGCTACCCGAAACCAACAACCTGAAATTTATTATACTGCTGGATGACATTATCAGGTACAGCCTGGAAGATATATTTTTCATTTTTGAGCATGATAGCATCGAAGCATTTTCCCTGCAGCTCACCCGCGATGCCGAACTCGACCTGGATAAAGAAGTGAGCGGCAAATTTATAGATGCACTATCAAAAAGCCTTCAAAAGCGCAAAAAGGGTACCCCAATGCGCCTGCTTTATGATACCGAGATGCCCATGGATATGTTAAAATACCTGGTAACCAAAATGGGGCTGCACGGCGAAAGCCTGATCCCCGGCAACAGGTATCATAACTTCAAGAATTTTATTTCATTCCCTAACGTGGGTAGTCCCGATCTTGAGTTTGTTAAGTACCCGGCTTTACCGGTAGAAGATCTTTCGTTTGGAAAAAGCCTGCTGGGCCTAATTGCAAAAAAAGACTATATGGTAAGCACACCATATCAATCATATGATTACATCATCCACTTTTTGCGTGAAGCTGCTATCGATCCAAAGGTTAAAGAGATCAGTATCGCGGTTTACCGCCTTGCCGAAAATTCAAGAATTGTTCATGCCCTGGTAAATGCAGCCAAAAATGGTAAAAAGGTGAACTGTTTGGTTGAATTGCGGGCAAGGTTTGATGAACAGAACAATATATTTTGGAGCAACAGGCTGGAGGAAGAGGGCGTGAATGTGTTGTACGGTATAGCCGGCTACAAAGTACACTCGAAGATATGCCTGGTTAGCCGCCTGGAAAAACAAAAGATTGTGCACTATGCCTGTTTATCAACCGGCAACTTTAACGAAAAAACCGCCAGGATATATGCCGATCATTCTTTGTTTACCGCAAACAAAAAAATAACCGACGATTTGGATATAGTGTTTAAAGCGCTCAAAAGGAATACCCTGCCCAAGGGACTAAAAACATTGATTGTATCGCCAATTGATTCCAGGCCGGCTATTTATAAGCTGATAGATAACGAAATAAAAAACGCGAAGGCAGGTAAAAAGGCCTACATGATCCTGAAAATGAACAGTCTTGCCGATGAGGGGCTTATCGGTAAACTTTACCAGGCAAGTAACGCCGGAGTTAAAATTAAAATGATCATTAGGGGTATGTGTTGCCTTGTACCGGGAGTGAAAGGTTTTAGCGAAAATATTGAAGTGATAAGTATTGTGGATAAGTACCTGGAACATGCCCGCGTGCACATTTACTGTAATGGAGGGGATGAGTTGATTTATCTTACTTCGGCCGATTTTATGAGCCGTAATATTGATACCCGGGTTGAAGTTGGTTTTCCGATTTTAGACGAGCGTTTAAAAAAGGAAGTTAAAGACATCATTAATATACAACTACACGATAATACCAAGGCGCGCGAAATTAACAGTGCCAACAGCAATAAATACCACAAAACCAACGCGGCCGAATCGCACAGGGCGCAAATAGAAATATACAATTATCTGAAAACTAAAAACAAACAAAGTTGA
- a CDS encoding NINE protein encodes MKSKSTAYILCFFLGVFGVHKFYLNKAGIGILYFFTLGLVGIGWIIDLFTLGNQVDAFNALVKQSRGAKNVVNTPDYRSAATQRSLSEQLHELHMLKEKGILSEEEYARQKSKVLS; translated from the coding sequence ATGAAATCTAAGTCGACTGCATACATTTTATGTTTTTTTTTAGGTGTATTTGGTGTGCATAAATTTTATCTCAATAAAGCGGGCATCGGCATACTTTATTTTTTTACCCTTGGCCTTGTCGGCATCGGGTGGATTATCGATCTGTTTACCCTGGGGAACCAGGTTGATGCCTTTAACGCATTGGTTAAACAGAGCCGGGGTGCAAAGAATGTTGTAAATACGCCCGACTATCGTAGTGCTGCAACGCAACGCAGCCTATCCGAACAATTACACGAACTTCATATGCTTAAAGAAAAAGGCATACTAAGCGAAGAAGAATACGCCAGGCAAAAGAGCAAAGTATTGTCATAA
- a CDS encoding UbiX family flavin prenyltransferase, translated as MKKKIVVAITGASGAIYAHLLLKKLNQLKDQIAEVAVVMSDNAKDVWRFELGNDDYSKQSFKFYAKNDFMAPFASGSAKFDTMVIVPCSMGTLGRIAGGISDDLISRAADVVLKERRKLILVARDTPLNLIHIRNMATVTEAGGIICPAIPSYYSKPQTIEELAMTVVNRVIDLMGLQNESYEWTGI; from the coding sequence ATGAAGAAGAAGATTGTAGTTGCCATCACAGGCGCCAGCGGCGCTATTTATGCCCACCTGTTGTTGAAAAAGCTAAACCAGCTAAAAGATCAAATTGCCGAAGTTGCCGTTGTGATGTCGGACAATGCAAAAGATGTATGGCGTTTTGAGTTAGGGAACGACGATTACAGTAAACAAAGCTTTAAATTTTACGCTAAAAACGATTTCATGGCGCCATTTGCCTCCGGGTCGGCAAAGTTTGATACCATGGTAATTGTGCCGTGTTCTATGGGCACGCTGGGCCGGATAGCTGGCGGGATATCAGACGATTTAATAAGCCGCGCCGCCGATGTGGTATTGAAAGAACGCCGCAAACTCATCCTTGTTGCCCGCGATACGCCCTTAAACCTTATCCACATCCGTAATATGGCTACCGTTACCGAGGCGGGGGGCATTATTTGCCCGGCCATTCCATCATACTATAGCAAACCGCAAACTATTGAGGAACTGGCCATGACGGTAGTTAACCGGGTTATTGACCTGATGGGATTACAGAACGAAAGTTACGAGTGGACGGGGATATAA